The following DNA comes from Camelina sativa cultivar DH55 chromosome 14, Cs, whole genome shotgun sequence.
TTTTACTAATAGAGAATCCGGGTTCGAAAAGGTTCTTATCATTTTTGTAATGCTACCAATGTAAATTTGTATTATGTTGAAactctttttaaataaaacagtTCCAAGTTCCCTTTTGGTTTCATAGAGTTACAAAACCATCTCATCGTCCCACACAACTTATGCATGATCCGATTCAAGTAGACGAACATGGTGTTAATTTTCATCCATACGAAATTCTAGATACCGGTCCGGTAGAATCAGGTTTCATTAATTATTCTAATAGacgatttaatatttttacctACACCGCCACACCGAACGTAGCATTTGTGATGGCATCGGATCAGCTTTTTATCTGACAAAGAGAGAATATTAAAAcggatatatacatatacatggAAGTTGAGGATAaattaagaaagaagagagtaCTATACTCACTATCAGGATTGACGCAGCCGGTGGTGCAAGCGTCATAGCAATTTTCTGCGCCTAACTTTCTATATGGTCCGGGGCCTAATTTAGCCTCCGCCACCATATCCATGTTGGAAAACAAAGCCACCAGAATTAGAAGAGCAGCCACTATCGTCACTTGCTTCTtcatcattctctctctctcgatcttttctcttttttctttcccttaggtcttctttgttttcgtttttttccttctcccaCTCTTCGAAGGCCATCTGTTCGTGGGTTTATAAAAGATCTAAGGAAAAAGGGAATGTTGCCATGTTTGACCGCTTGTCCATATGTACACGCGTCATGATTTATCTCCCTACGTTTCCTATCCTTTTAAATATCCAACCCTGTTTCATTGGATCACCTACAAACAGATTAGgggtgggcaaaaaaaccgaaatccaaaaaaccgaaccgaaccaaaccgaaataaatggtttggtttagttatggTTAAGTTTAAAAATctgtttggtttatattttaattaactatttggtttagatttggtctgattaaaaaccgtaaaaccgaatgatttttttggttttttataaaactttaggataattagatataataagtttttcaacttataaatttatattgtataacaatatcagtaatttttttctttatagggCTTATAGTTAATGATCTCcgagtttttattttggtttttcactacaagaaaacaagccttTTGCGAGGACACATTGCGACGGAGTAcagctctcgcaaatttgcgaggaattcAGTCGTCGCAAATCCGCTGCTCATTTGCGACgcatttacgacaaattcgcTGGGAAGGTCCCTTTtctcgcaaatccatcgcaacaTTGCGACGATTTTGCGAGAACAAactccatagcaaatttgctatggagttgcgagtgatttgcgaaagccatagcaaatccattgcaaagttaggataataagtttttataaatattacaaaacttaatagaattattctgaaatacatttgaatgtgttcataaggtgaatttactaatttttaacattattttgatggtttttacaaattagatattcaaggtttgcgacaaatttgcgactgatttgctagagccATAGCAAATGCGTTGCAAATCTATTGCAAAGGactcaaaacatagcaattccctcgcaaaaaaaactttaaacccttaaccctaaaccctaaaccctaaagacttattacattactattaatgattaaaaaagatgaatccaaaactattaatcaaagatagcagtgcaacacaaaattgttagagaattggacaatttggcaaaaatttgtctcaatgtattgaacatatatgtgatatagtgtagaacatcatcatgtttagagtaagatgcaaaattggacaattttggaaattttgatgatagaaaagagtatgatgacaccattggaccttataatatacttgaaagttaatttgactaatttgttacaattattttgatggtttttgcaaattagatattcaaggtttgcgacaaatttgcgactgatttgctagagccatagcaaattcgtcgcaaatccattgcaaaggactcaaaacatagcaattccctcgcaaaaaaaactttaaacccttaaccctaaaccctaaaccctaaagacttattacattactattaatgattaaaaaagatgaatccaaaactattaatcaaagatagcagtgcaacacaaaattgttagagaattggacaatttggcaaatatttgtctcaatgtattgaacatatatgtgatatagtgtagaacatcatcatgtttagagtaagatgcaaaattggacaattttggaaattttgatgatagaaaagagtatgatgacaccattggaccttataatatacttgaaagttaatttgactaatttgttacaattattttgatggtttttgcaaattagatattgaaggtttgcgacaaatttgcgactgatttgctagagccatagcaaattcgtcgcaaatccatcgcaaacaacacaaaacatagcaattccctcgcaaatagaaactttaaacccttaaccctaaaccctaaaccctaaagacttattacattactattaatgattaaaaaagatgaatccaaaactattaatcaaagatagcagtgcaacacaaaattgttagagaattggacaatttggcaaatatttgtctcaatgtaatgaacatatatgtgatatagtgtagaacatcatcatgtttagagtaagatgcaaaattggacaattttggaaagtttgatgatagaaaagagtatgatgacaccattggaccttataatatacttgaaagttaatttgactaatttgttacaattattttgatggtttttgcaaattagatattcaaggtttgcgacaaatttgcgactgatttgctagagccatagcaaattcgtcgcaaatccattgcaaagtaCTCAatacatagcaattccctcgcaaataacaaccctaaacccttgaaccttaacctttaagactaattacattactaataattattaaattgatataattcaatatttataatataagataggGCACTAATGACAATtgcaaatcctaaaccctaaagattttgcgagggatttgctacgttccctcgcaatttggtcgcaaaaaactctaaataagaaaatttatattaattattgtttgcgatGCTTTTGCGAGGGACtctagtaaatccctcgcaaattttgcgttGGAATTGCGACGCCATTAATttcctatataagtaaaaaacctagtttgagcgaagctcaaaccaACACCCGCAGCcgacaaaccctaaaaacttctcttcttcttccgatttcattcttctccgGTTGTCTACTCCTGTTGTCTACTCCTTTCTCTGGTtgtctactcctcctctcatctcttctccgGTGTCTACTCCTCCTCCCATCCCTTCTCAGGTTAgtctactcctcctctcatCCCTTCTCCGactaatctcctcctcctctctcttcttctgttgttttttagatgggtttcgatttagggtttgtcgATTTAggggtttcgattcgatttgattagggtttcgattagggtttcgattagggtttcgatttagggtttgtcgATTTAGgggtttcgattagggtttcgatttgatttgattagggtttcgattagggtttcgattagggtttcgattagggtttcgattagggtttcaattagggtttcgattgggattaggggtttcaattcgattcgattgggattagggattttaattcgattcgattgggattagggtttcgattcgattttagggtttttcgatttagggttataTCGATTTAGGGTTCCAATtatatcgatttagggttttccgaTTTAGGTTTCTAATtatatcgatttagggttttccgaTTTAGGGTtatatcgatttagggtttttcgattttgggttctaattatatcttttttttggacTTGTTTTTTAGATGTCTTCACAAGAGAACCAAAATCATTCTGGGAGCCAAAACGTTTACAGAAGATTTATATCTTCTCAAGGGTTATCTCCTCCCATCCCTTCTCGAAGGTTACCTTCTTCTGCCTCTGCTCCAAGGGTAGCTTCTCCCGCCTCCTCGCAAGGTACCTCACCGGTGATCCAAGAGAATCGTCAAGGAACCTCACCGGCGGTGGAAGATCATCTTCCACCACAGCAATCGACTTCGCGTGTCAACGATGAGTCTACTcagctctctttttttactttggaaGAGCTACTTGCAAGTCCCGGTCGTGCTAGCTTAAAGAAATTGGACCCTAAACGCCCTCCGGGTACTCTATGGTAAGAATGTAGTTAGGGTTGTctaattttttagatatattttcattgatcctcattcctttttttcttgtgttttgtaggtttgacgAGGATCCTTCGGTTGCTGCTACTGTTCGGgccatctttgaaagagatttcaaaggagctcatgccaattggacccaaacaccagctgcggttgtaaaccggtggtttgaAACGTTTGCAGTAAGTTAaatgtttgttgatgtgtttaaattacagattttgtttttacttacttgattctgattttgattcatgttatgtttttacaagcaaacatataactgggacCAGTCCATCAATGGGAGAGTTCGAGCCGAGTTTGAAAGCAAGTTGAAGACCCGGATGACtgatcaagtgtctcggtggaagTCTAAGTGGAGAGTAAAAGGTGATGATGCAAAgccgcggtggcttgatccGACAGTATGGGAcggcttggtcaagttttggtgtgaaccaaaatctGAGGAAAAGAGCATCAATAGTCGAAATGCTCGATACAGTGATCCTGATGGCACTGGAATGCATAAACACCGGTCTGGTCAGACCTCCTTTAAAGCTCGTGCACGAAAACATGTAAGTATGTTTAGTTAGTTATTTAGTACAATTACCTATAAATTCTTGCTTTAGTCTAATACtttgttgtttcatatctttgttaaGTCGGAGATTACTGGTGAGGCACTTCCTGATTTCTTGAAAGTCCTAGAAGATactcataggaaacctgatgggtcgTTTGTGGATGGATTATCTGAGAAAGTATACCATGAAGTGTCATCGAGGATAACTGAGGCTGAAACTGGGCTATGCTCAGGGGACAACATAGAGAGTAGTGCTTCTGGCGGATTGTCAGTTAGTATGAAGAACCGAATTTTTGCTGAGGTAAATTCTTGAACTTTACatactgttttgttttatctctttgaaCTTTACATtgtgtctctgttttttgttgtttgcaggttgctccgaagaagaaaaataggatATATGGAGTCGGTACTATGCAAACtgaagcatcttcagctcaaGTTGTTCTGACGCCTACTCCGACTGAAGATCCAGTCATTCTAGCTGAGAAGCTTTCTCAGGCCGAAGCTGTTCTTGCGAGTCAGTCTACTCAGCTAGAagattatgcattgaagttgcaACAAAATACTCAGAAGATGCATTGCTACGATGCCTACTTCGATTATCTATCTGAGAAGGACCCTGAATTTGCTGCAAAATTTCCCCGACCTGAGACTGCTGCCACCAATGAGACCGGAGCAGGAGATACCGGACCTGAGACCGGAGCAGGAGGTATCACCAGACCAACTTAGGATCTCttgtgtttatgtgtttatgtgtttgtatCCGAGAACTTGTGTTTGTATATTCAGAAgatgtgtttgatttttgttttgaacttatattattatgtttatgtaagtttaacaacattttgtattacaagtttaatttcagttttcattcaaagtttttttgggctaattatgaattttagtttgcctaattagaaattaatcataattaatttgcataattaaaaataaacataattacaaaatgaataatTCCTAATTCAAATCTCAGCTGTTGCGACAGACATAAATGttgcaaatccatcgcaaatttgcgagggattagcttGAACCAAATTGCGAGGAATCTGCTATTGATATtgtccctcgcaatttgcgttGATTTTGCGACGGCATTTttttcctcgcaaaatttgGAAGGGATTTGCGATGTTAACCAatttgcgagaagcgatttgcgagggaagtgTGTTCCTCGCAATTCCATCGTTTTTGcctatttgcgagggaattgctatgaattcttccatcgcaaaaggcttgttttcttgtagtgttttttctggttttctttttcaataggctttacttttaaaaaatttaaatttcaattaagtatttgggtttacaaaactatatttggattttatttttttgaattatgtttaggttttacttttatgcttattttttagttatgtatcaactatctattttttaaagtatggaataaccgttaaaaaccggaaccaaactgaaaccaaaccaaaccgttaTACGTATGTTTTTAaatggtttcatttttgataaaaccgaaaaaaccgagccgtaaccaaaccgaattacatatggtttatatatggttcaatttttataaaaccaaaaaaaatcgtAAACCGAAAAAtcgaaccgaaaccaaaccgaaaaaccgaacgccCACCCCTAAAACAGATCACCGACGTATAACATATACAAATTCATTCAGAGATAGACAGGCAATCCTAtatgtataagaaaaaataacctTAATCAAATGCTTAAGTCTTTGCATAAGTCGCGTAATACTTGTCATTGCTTCCTACTTGTTTTTTACTAACCTAGCTAGTATACTATAGTGTTGCTTAGTTATTGCAACAAAAGCATACAAACACAGTCTAGCTTAACTTCAGTCTCGGAAATATAGTGTGTTCCACGTACTATTTGAAAATCCTTTTATACAGGTAAAACAATTCTAGCTAGGCCTTTTTGTTGGAATGATAAAATAAGTTTGAGAATGGGCCATGCATGCCAACGAGTATGTATTGCTTGATCTACCAAGATCTGGATCTAACGACGAAGACAAGACGTATGAATTAGCAACctagagagtttttttttttccaatatccTAACGAATGGATTTttgatgtgaaaaaaaaaagactctgcGAATTAGCCGGTTTCAGTTAGACCGGTGGTTCTCAAGCCAATTTAAATCTAATACAAACCGGTATTATAGTATTTATCAATCAATCTGTTATTATTGGAAACTAGATTAGGCCCGCGTGTTAATtcagatataagaaaaatacgtgaaattttaagttatattcaaaatattaattttatttcattttttttaaaccggatttagagttcacacactccattttgcaatacaatttctttgtatattacatgataataaaattagattttaattctatgcactcaatcccaacgagtaaaatttataatttttatatacaaaaaaatgtgtattgtatcaaatttatatcttacttaatattttttttaaactaaaaattaataaaacataattctcaaagaaaaactgaaatctaattttatctcatatttgacaaagtaacaatatcttaaatatatttgtttcatattttgtaatctcatacgtAATAGCtttactacttgtccaactaattttgaataaaattatactaacattatcataaattaatcaaaaaattaaagacaTTATTATGAGAAAAATTATTTGCTTATGTAAAATTGAGTATctacaatcctttttcttttaggattaataattgacagtataatttatttaattatggtattatagtaattaattgtataattttattaattctttttcttatagaattagtcATATGTAaactatcttttatatttattaaattttttaaaaattttaatttcttataatttacaaatatgttaaaacaaagtttttgtataacaaatgacaaaatctttaattgttaaaattggcacgtgtcgcgatcacatgagttactaattttgaaaaccaaggtttatataataacataatattgaatacgctatcaaaatcattcaccgattgaaaaactaaagaaaattacattaatttcttattttgattatcttattttttatattatgttaatcactaattttaaaacttttttcagcatcactaattttaacacattaaacctttttatactttaatcacttttctgtctaaatttatttttactatatgattataataaataataattgcaattaaattgtaaatattttccttattaattgcacatattttcctattggaattagtaatttaatagataaaattcctaattagtgatataatagattacttttggttttatataccttttaaaaatattaattgtaatccttttatttttaggattttttaattttcctaataattattaaatgaaaatttttttcaagttaaaatattatcgatatacttgacacatgttGCGACTATAtaaattactaactttgagaacccagctttatataataagatattcctctttgtaagaaaaactgaagaaatttttttaccaaaatccTTCCACAATTTTTCctttcatattccttttaattttctgcaaaatttcttacaacaaaattatttgttgtgaattttaattaaattttatgaatttaaaattttttgaactTTAATGAATTTatgcaatttaattatatttattaattattaattttagtttgTCGAAAATCTGTTAGaaatatttgtcaaaaattCATTGCCAATTTTTTGAACATGATTACCCACATAATGTAGTCATAGTGTGTGGAAGCAAATCAATGACTACAAATATTGCTGATTTATGTACCATTTACCAAActtatttgaatcaaattaaacatctaaagttaaaataataagtaagttaatttgttttgatgaatatataaattaatttgctTTGTTGAATATGCTAACATGTCTCTTTGTGCAGGCCATTATAAAACGGGTTTTTAATCTCGAGAACAAATTAAGTGCAATAATTTAAGGCCACTCGATGGTGTTGTTGGAGTTCTGGAAACTTCAAAAGtggatttatttagttttggttGCATTTTGTTTTACTCCTTAACTCTCTGGTTGAGCATCCGTTTGGAGCTCCTCACGGCGCAATACCTCGAATAAATTGATGTATTCAATTGTTTGCAGCTTGGTATGGCTAATTAGGAACTAACACAATCACCTCATACAACTTCCTACAAACATCAAGGTTCGcctcataataattaaaaatcattgaaatcATAATACACACAAACGTccattgatttattttgtattttataatatctCAGACACTTTATAGGGGAACAATGATATAGAAGAATGTTATTGTGAGAGATTTTCTAAATTGTTGATGAGAGTCTATACAGTCGTCCTCATGCACAAGCATGGAGGTTGATGTGAAATTCGGAGGGTACATTACAAAGTTTAGGAAAAAAATGAGTGTGTATTTTGCTACTACGTTTTACTCATACATTTGAGCTTATAAAGCCATGAGTAAGCATAATGTCTGAATGAATGTCTATCTTTGTTAGTGTCTATTTTCTTATTGATAATCTCTTTCATTTTGAATTCATGTGGGGGAAAAGTACACTAAATGGGATTTGAGTCTATGCTTTTCTTTGTTATGTCTCTTTTGGAAAAAAGAACAAGTGGTTAAATCATAATAGAGGTTTACATAAAGCAAAATTGTGATGTGTAAGTGACTAGTGACTCATTTTTACTTTATATCATAATATTATCAATGAGAAAAAATAGAAGGGAACGGGCATCGGGCCTATTGGTGAATAAATATTGGCCGATGTTTGATACCCACTTTTTTGGGGTGTTATGAAGGAAACTCAAACTAGCATCACTTGgtgaagaaatatatattgaataaataTTGATGGGTGTTAAataccaatttttgttttgacacGTTATCTTATATCCAAGTAAAGTTTGAATTCTAAATTTCACAtcgatttaattaatttcaaagatAATTTTGCCTAACAATCTATTTTTTGTTTCGTTGTCAGTTTTACCATAAAAATAAGAGGCTTTCTTATACACCTTCAAATGGGACACAAATCACTAGTAcgtatatacataaaaacaaattgtgtCCCAACATTTAGTTTCAAGctatcaatattttaaaataaaactaatttatattactattttctattaattaaaaaagaatgtatatattacaagaaaaaattacCATAGTTTGTATTTAAATCTACTTTTCAATATTCCACAGTGAATATTTTATGTGTAACTGTTTagtcttttaaaatcataaaattactGACAAcgaatatttaatttactatagaaaacaattttttatcaaattaaaatagtgTGAGTCATAACAAATATAAATCTAGTAACAGAATATGTTTTGCAGAGATAcgtttataaagaaaaatattacaacataatttaatttattgggatcatagtaaaaataaaagagtttcaAACACCAGTCTCTCTTGCCCTGACAGCATCTGCAATTACAAAGTACATCAACATCAGTTCCAAGTCCCCTCTTGGTTTTTCAATTCAGATACAAGTCAGAAACTCCGATCTCTTGTTACaggcaaaatattttataacctCAACCGACCGGTTAATCAGGGGTTGCTACAAATTAGACAGACCGGTCCGGTACGGATCCGGTTTTCATAATTATATACCTGGGCCACAACGAATGGAGCACTTGCGATCGCACCGGGACGTCTTTCTCgctgaagaaaagagaagatcgACTAGGAATTATACAAATGGATAGAGAAACCTTTTTGGGGTCAGTTAATAATAAAGAAGAGAGTACTCACGGTCACGTTGGACGCATGCGGTGGAGCAACCGTCGTAGCAGTCTCCGGGGCCTAATTGAGCCTCAGCAACCATATCCAAGTTGGAAGATAAAGCCATCAGAATCATAAGAGCCGCCACTATTGTCACTTGCTTCTTcatcattctcttttcttcttcttagatcttctttgtttttgtttttttcttctctcttctaaaGTGATA
Coding sequences within:
- the LOC109128677 gene encoding uncharacterized protein LOC109128677; its protein translation is MKNRIFAEVAPKKKNRIYGVGTMQTEASSAQVVLTPTPTEDPVILAEKLSQAEAVLASQSTQLEDYALKLQQNTQKMHCYDAYFDYLSEKDPEFAAKFPRPETAATNETGAGDTGPETGAGGITRPT